A single window of Solenopsis invicta isolate M01_SB chromosome 3, UNIL_Sinv_3.0, whole genome shotgun sequence DNA harbors:
- the LOC105199406 gene encoding diacylglycerol kinase eta isoform X7 — MSNQRRARSRFKVITPLRSLVLCGKNRRDMEDWLNAIRTATENRPQGDSGTAELLGGNHQWYATNHARPTYCNVCRDALHGVTSHGLSCEACKYKVHKRCSAKAINNCKWTTLASIGKDIIEDQDGTITMPHQWMEGNLPVSSKCFVCEKTCGSVLRLQDWRCLWCKATVHTACRPAISIRCPLGPAKLSVVPPTALHSIGSDEAWEAVRPTGCSPLLVFVNSKSGDNQGVKFLRRFKQLLNPAQVFDLIKGGPGPGLRLFRHFDPFRILVCSGDGSVGWVLSEIDRLGMHKQCQVGVLPLGTGNDLARVLGWGSSCDDDTHLPQLLEKYEKAGTKMLDRWSIMTFERSISLPCHKVTQPDPAIKSSIAHQYEDSVLAHITNILQSDQESVVISSAKVLCETVKDFATHILEASLNTGDQQLGEKCTILQQKLDLLLQTLSKEENYLSDNTEDIDTGTLKTDTFSSIQEKGALEKTEKEITNLKKVKRRQCYMEKDVVMSRANSLKRAIRRLVEHTETAVDEQNNPLDEKQGNKMPNIAIISDNSPINIMTNKKYQLDIPGLSQIDQTDNSNLMPTLGSISSIEISPCPSPTPNVASLSPMPDLRRDSQPEELLTLPAPDGFADSRRNSENIPQGVLDFDEATAQTTDDQQETQAVTNDNFLSSDTTQIETFSDVPVTVTILDTSTPSDDGTMQDTIVSPDTDSLQSKNISPEHAQKPVLTKVEARGSCTNSIISTDSMVSETFDSRSYTVRNSESEIGHIDSDIFDSTKKSESSEIGHIDSPDNSDMLSSETQHSESGLEDLSSLGQDVISAIMGEKYDSVREGLEIEESHRYVGIAQFCEGNDIGKQSFKKNTKNIKMDKEQGMLNKYKTDGLATCVRISGIKSTQANVELANRFESVEKERASDLLRPVCCFTVSSDNTQTNDKCATNFPPQISVIVDPPSPSLSIESHHKLNVDYKLDPHDKQYSSGNSMERLSVELPDSGFSPQATRRISSGSLLKASEVVSLAATTARLGGSSVSLRHERAKSVDKTEDVKKLPIINPLVRLPMWPNVSGGAGLISQALLANADALCAAVSPLMDPDETLMEGYFERCVMNNYFGIGIDAKISLDFHNKREEHPEKCRSRAKNYMWYGVLGSKQWIQKTYKNLEQRVQLECDGQRIPLPSLQGIVVLNIPSFMGGTNFWGGSKEGDLFLAPSFDDRILEVVAVFGSVQMAASRLINLQHHRIAQCQTVQINILGEEGVPIQVDGEAWIQPPGIIRIIHKNRMQMLYRNRALETSLRAWEEKQRNTLSAVTQSASTISNATSQHRPQLQICNKPPQLNDEELNILFNFIEAVTTLVKWVKLLIISHPSLEPDLYQVASRTANALEQVHPDGKILQGISLRPMVTELVSSARQLYEESCELLRDKAHNLKLREDLENKLSLSLASMEQELRKCTFDEGGTGLVYLQNIPDEQGDKKNRHRGLFWLKFRRFAGNSSGGQTARDQITTWGVQEVCTWLENMQLGEYAENFVSHDIRGRELLTLARRDLKELGIIKVGHVKRILQAINDLNN, encoded by the exons ATGTCGAATCAACGGAGGGCCCGCTCCCGATTCAAG GTGATAACACCGCTTCGGTCTTTGGTTCTTTGTGGTAAAAACAGACGAGACATGGAGGACTGGTTGAACGCAATAAGAACAGCGACGGAGAATCGTCCTCAGGGTGACTCTGGAACTGCCGAATTACTGGGAGGTAATCATCAATGGTATGCAACTAATCATGCCAGACCTACGTATTGCAACGTCTGCAGAGATGCCCTACATG GTGTTACTTCCCATGGTTTAAGTTGTGAAGCTTGTAAATACAAGGTACATAAAAGATGCAGTGCAAAAGCAATAAATAATTGCAAGTGGACCACTTTAGCATCCATTGGAAAAGATATTATTGAGGACCAAGATGGG ACTATCACAATGCCACATCAGTGGATGGAGGGAAATTTACCAGTGTCCTCAAAATGCTTTGTCTGTGAAAAGACATGTGGCTCTGTACTTAG GCTTCAAGATTGGCGATGTTTATGGTGCAAAGCGACTGTGCACACAGCATGCAGACCTGCCATAAGTATCAGGTGTCCACTAGGACCAGCTAAACTCAGTGTAGTGCCTCCTACGGCTTTGCATAGTATAG gTAGCGACGAAGCTTGGGAAGCAGTTAGACCTACGGGATGCAGTCCACTTTTAGTATTTGTAAACAGTAAATCTGGTGACAATCAAGGTGTTAAGTTTCTTAGGAGATTTAAACAATTACTGAATCCCGCACAAGTGTTCGACCTTATAAAAGGAGGACCAGGCCCAGG ATTAAGACTGTTTCGACACTTTGATCCGTTCCGGATTTTAGTGTGTAGTGGTGATGGGTCTGTAGGATGGGTGCTTTCAGAAATTGATCGGCTTGGAATGCAC aaGCAATGTCAAGTTGGGGTACTACCTTTAGGAACAGGAAATGACTTGGCGCGCGTATTGGGTTGGGGATCGTCGTGCGACGATGACACACATTTACCTCAATTACTGGAAAAGTACGAAAAAGCGGGCACGAAAATGCTGGATCGATGGAGCATTATGACATTCGAACGCAGCATATCTCTGCCATGTCACAAAGTGACTCAGCCCGACCCGGCTATAAAATCGAGCATAGCTCATCAATATGAAGACAGCGTTCTTGCTCACataacaaacattttacaaTCTGATCAGGAGAGCGTAGTTATATCTAGTGCCAA AGTTTTATGTGAAACAGTAAAAGATTTTGCAACACATATACTGGAAGCCAGTCTAAACACAGGGGACCAACAATTGGGAGAAAAATGCACAATACTTCAACAAAAACTTGACCTTTTGTTGCAAACACTATCTAAAGAAGAAAACTATTTATCCGATAACACAGAAGACATTGACACTGGCACTCTAAAAACCGACACTTTCAGCAGTATCCAGGAGAAAGGGGCTTTAGAAAAGACGGAGaaagaaataacaaatttaaaaaaagttaaaagaagaCAATGTTACATGGAGAAAGACGTTGTGATGTCTAG agCAAATAGTTTGAAAAGAGCTATCAGAAGATTGGTGGAACATACAGAAACTGCTGTTGATGAACAGAACAATCCTTTGGATGAGAAACAGGGCAATAAGATGCCAAATATCGCCATAATATCCGACAATTCTCCTATAAATATTATGACAA ACAAAAAGTATCAATTGGATATCCCAGGTTTATCACAAATAGATCAGACCGACAACAGTAATTTAATGCCGACTCTAGGATCCATCAGTAGCATAGAGATTTCACCTTGTCCAAGTCCTACCCCTAACGTGGCATCTTTAAGCCCTATGCCGGATTTAAGGAGAGACTCGCAACCTGAAGAATTGCTAACTCTTCCTGCGCCCGACGGTTTCGCCGACAGTAGACGAAACAGTGAAAACATACCACAAGG AGTTCTTGATTTTGACGAGGCAACAGCACAAACTACTGACGATCAACAAGAAACTCAGGCGGTTACTAATGATAATTTCCTGTCGTCTGATACCACGCAAATAGAAACTTTCTCCGATGTTCCTGTAACCGTAACCATTTTAGACACAAGTACACCATCGGACGATGGGACTATGCAAGACACTATCGTTTCTCCTGACACGGATTCGCTTCAGTCTAAAAATATTTCGCCAGAGCACGCGCAAAAACCTGTGCTAACGAAAGTAGAAGCTAGAGGTAGCTGTACCAACAGTATTATCAGTACGGATAGTATGGTTTCCGAAACTTTTGATTCCAGGAGTTACACCGTGCGAAATAGCGAGAGTGAAATCG GGCATATAGACAGCGATATATTTGATTCCACGAAAAAATCGGAAAGCTCAGAGATCGGGCATATTGACTCGCCGGATAATTCCGACATGCTTTCCAGCGAAACTCAACATTCGGAAAGCGGCTTGGAGGATTTGAGCTCTCTTGGGCAAGATGTGATCAGTGCGATAATGGGTGAGAAGTATGATTCTGTCAGAGAGGGCTTAGAGATCGAAGAATCGCATAGATATGTTGGCATCGCCCAATTCTGCGAAGGAAATGACATCGGAAAGCAATCGTTCAAgaagaacacaaaaaatataaaaatggataaaGAG CAGGGAATgctgaataaatataaaacggaCGGTTTAGCAACGTGCGTACGTATCTCAGGAATTAAGTCGACGCAAGCAAATGTGGAACTTGCGAATAGATTTGAAAGCGTTGAAAAAGAAAGAGCATCGGATTTGCTGAGACCAGTATGTTGCTTCACTGTCTCGTCAGACAACACACAAACTAACGATAAGTGCGCCACGAATTTTCCACCACAGATTAGTGTTATCGTTGATCCACCAAGTCCATCGTTGTCGATTGAAAGTCATCACAAGCTTAATGTAGATTATAAACTGGATCCACATGACAAGCAATACAGTAGCGGCAACAGTATGGAAAGAC TAAGCGTAGAGCTACCTGATTCGGGCTTTTCTCCGCAAGCTACACGACGTATAAGCAGTGGTAGTTTGTTGAAGGCATCAGAAGTTGTGTCGTTGGCAGCAACTACCGCACGTCTAGGTGGTTCGAGCGTGAGCTTGCGTCACGAAAGAGCGAAATCTGTGGACAAAACAGAGGACGTAAAGAAACTCCCTATAATAAATCCTTTGGTTCGACTGCCCATGTGGCCAA atGTAAGTGGTGGAGCTGGTCTCATCAGTCAAGCATTGCTGGCAAATGCGGATGCTCTGTGCGCAGCGGTATCGCCTTTAATGGATCCAGATGAAACATTGAT GGAAGGCTACTTCGAACGGTGCGTCATGAACAATTACTTCGGTATTGGCATAGATGCGAAGATCAGTCTCGACTTTCACAATAAGAGAGAAGAACACCCTGAAAAATGTCGATCGCGCGCCAAAAATTACATGTGGTACGGTGTCTTGGGCTCTAAACAGTGGATACAGAAGACCTACAAAAATCTCGAGCAGAGGGTTCAGCTAGAGTGCGACGGCCAAAGGATACCGTTGCCTTCTTTGCAAGGGATCGTCGTGTTAAATATACCAAG CTTTATGGGCGGCACGAATTTCTGGGGAGGTTCGAAGGAAGGAGATTTATTCTTAGCACCGTCGTTCGACGATCGTATACTGGAAGTGGTGGCGGTTTTCGGATCTGTTCAAATGGCTGCCTCGCGACTCATCAATTTGCAGCATCACAGGATAGCCCAATGCCAGACAGTTCAGATTAATATTTTGGGAGAAGAGGGTGTTCCTATACAGGTCGATGGCGAGGCTTGGATTCAACCACCTGGTATTATAAGGATTATACACAAGAATCGCATGCAAATGCTTTATCGAAATAGG GCACTTGAAACTTCGTTGAGAGCGTGGGAGGAGAAGCAACGCAATACATTAAGCGCCGTAACTCAATCTGCTTCCACTATAAGCAATGCGACATCACAGCATAGACCacaattgcaaatatgtaataAACCTCCTCAGTTGAATGATGAGGAACTCAACATTCTATTCAATTTCATCGAAGCCGTAACAACCTTAGTCAAATGGgtaaaactattaattatatcacACCCAAGCCTAGAACCGGATCTGTACCAAGTAGCCTCGCGAACAGCGAACGCGCTTGAACAAGTACACCCGGATGGTAAAATTTTACAAGGG attAGCCTGAGACCTATGGTCACCGAGTTAGTATCAAGCGCGCGGCAATTATACGAAGAATCTTGTGAGCTACTGCGTGATAAAGCTCATAACTTG AAATTACGAGAGGATTTAGAGAACAAGTTGTCCCTATCTCTAGCTAGTATGGAACAGGAATTACGAAAGTGTACCTTTGACGAAGGAGGCACAGGACTGGTTTACTTGCAAAATATTCCCGACGAGCAG ggagataaaaaaaatcgtcaCCGAGGGTTGTTCTGGTTAAAGTTTCGTCGCTTCGCTGGCAACTCGAGCGGTGGTCAGACGGCGCGAGATCAGATCACCACGTGGGGCGTGCAAGAGGTGTGCACCTGGCTAGAGAATATGCAACTGGGAGAATACGCTGAGAATTTCGTATCTCACGATATACGCGGTAGAGAGCTATTGACTTTAGCTCGTCGCGATCTAAAGGAGCTGGGCATCATCAAGGTGGGACATGTCAAACGCATCTTACAAGCCATCAATGATTTAAACAACTAA
- the LOC105199406 gene encoding diacylglycerol kinase eta isoform X9, with product MSNQRRARSRFKVITPLRSLVLCGKNRRDMEDWLNAIRTATENRPQGDSGTAELLGGNHQWYATNHARPTYCNVCRDALHGVTSHGLSCEACKYKVHKRCSAKAINNCKWTTLASIGKDIIEDQDGTITMPHQWMEGNLPVSSKCFVCEKTCGSVLRLQDWRCLWCKATVHTACRPAISIRCPLGPAKLSVVPPTALHSIGSDEAWEAVRPTGCSPLLVFVNSKSGDNQGVKFLRRFKQLLNPAQVFDLIKGGPGPGLRLFRHFDPFRILVCSGDGSVGWVLSEIDRLGMHAKQCQVGVLPLGTGNDLARVLGWGSSCDDDTHLPQLLEKYEKAGTKMLDRWSIMTFERSISLPCHKVTQPDPAIKSSIAHQYEDSVLAHITNILQSDQESVVISSAKVLCETVKDFATHILEASLNTGDQQLGEKCTILQQKLDLLLQTLSKEENYLSDNTEDIDTGTLKTDTFSSIQEKGALEKTEKEITNLKKVKRRQCYMEKDVVMSRANSLKRAIRRLVEHTETAVDEQNNPLDEKQGNKMPNIAIISDNSPINIMTNKKYQLDIPGLSQIDQTDNSNLMPTLGSISSIEISPCPSPTPNVASLSPMPDLRRDSQPEELLTLPAPDGFADSRRNSENIPQGVLDFDEATAQTTDDQQETQAVTNDNFLSSDTTQIETFSDVPVTVTILDTSTPSDDGTMQDTIVSPDTDSLQSKNISPEHAQKPVLTKVEARGSCTNSIISTDSMVSETFDSRSYTVRNSESEIGHIDSDIFDSTKKSESSEIGHIDSPDNSDMLSSETQHSESGLEDLSSLGQDVISAIMGEKYDSVREGLEIEESHRYVGIAQFCEGNDIGKQSFKKNTKNIKMDKEGMLNKYKTDGLATCVRISGIKSTQANVELANRFESVEKERASDLLRPVCCFTVSSDNTQTNDKCATNFPPQISVIVDPPSPSLSIESHHKLNVDYKLDPHDKQYSSGNSMERLSVELPDSGFSPQATRRISSGSLLKASEVVSLAATTARLGGSSVSLRHERAKSVDKTEDVKKLPIINPLVRLPMWPNVSGGAGLISQALLANADALCAAVSPLMDPDETLMEGYFERCVMNNYFGIGIDAKISLDFHNKREEHPEKCRSRAKNYMWYGVLGSKQWIQKTYKNLEQRVQLECDGQRIPLPSLQGIVVLNIPSFMGGTNFWGGSKEGDLFLAPSFDDRILEVVAVFGSVQMAASRLINLQHHRIAQCQTVQINILGEEGVPIQVDGEAWIQPPGIIRIIHKNRMQMLYRNRALETSLRAWEEKQRNTLSAVTQSASTISNATSQHRPQLQICNKPPQLNDEELNILFNFIEAVTTLVKWVKLLIISHPSLEPDLYQVASRTANALEQVHPDGKILQGISLRPMVTELVSSARQLYEESCELLRDKAHNLKLREDLENKLSLSLASMEQELRKCTFDEGGTGLVYLQNIPDEQGDKKNRHRGLFWLKFRRFAGNSSGGQTARDQITTWGVQEVCTWLENMQLGEYAENFVSHDIRGRELLTLARRDLKELGIIKVGHVKRILQAINDLNN from the exons ATGTCGAATCAACGGAGGGCCCGCTCCCGATTCAAG GTGATAACACCGCTTCGGTCTTTGGTTCTTTGTGGTAAAAACAGACGAGACATGGAGGACTGGTTGAACGCAATAAGAACAGCGACGGAGAATCGTCCTCAGGGTGACTCTGGAACTGCCGAATTACTGGGAGGTAATCATCAATGGTATGCAACTAATCATGCCAGACCTACGTATTGCAACGTCTGCAGAGATGCCCTACATG GTGTTACTTCCCATGGTTTAAGTTGTGAAGCTTGTAAATACAAGGTACATAAAAGATGCAGTGCAAAAGCAATAAATAATTGCAAGTGGACCACTTTAGCATCCATTGGAAAAGATATTATTGAGGACCAAGATGGG ACTATCACAATGCCACATCAGTGGATGGAGGGAAATTTACCAGTGTCCTCAAAATGCTTTGTCTGTGAAAAGACATGTGGCTCTGTACTTAG GCTTCAAGATTGGCGATGTTTATGGTGCAAAGCGACTGTGCACACAGCATGCAGACCTGCCATAAGTATCAGGTGTCCACTAGGACCAGCTAAACTCAGTGTAGTGCCTCCTACGGCTTTGCATAGTATAG gTAGCGACGAAGCTTGGGAAGCAGTTAGACCTACGGGATGCAGTCCACTTTTAGTATTTGTAAACAGTAAATCTGGTGACAATCAAGGTGTTAAGTTTCTTAGGAGATTTAAACAATTACTGAATCCCGCACAAGTGTTCGACCTTATAAAAGGAGGACCAGGCCCAGG ATTAAGACTGTTTCGACACTTTGATCCGTTCCGGATTTTAGTGTGTAGTGGTGATGGGTCTGTAGGATGGGTGCTTTCAGAAATTGATCGGCTTGGAATGCAC GCG aaGCAATGTCAAGTTGGGGTACTACCTTTAGGAACAGGAAATGACTTGGCGCGCGTATTGGGTTGGGGATCGTCGTGCGACGATGACACACATTTACCTCAATTACTGGAAAAGTACGAAAAAGCGGGCACGAAAATGCTGGATCGATGGAGCATTATGACATTCGAACGCAGCATATCTCTGCCATGTCACAAAGTGACTCAGCCCGACCCGGCTATAAAATCGAGCATAGCTCATCAATATGAAGACAGCGTTCTTGCTCACataacaaacattttacaaTCTGATCAGGAGAGCGTAGTTATATCTAGTGCCAA AGTTTTATGTGAAACAGTAAAAGATTTTGCAACACATATACTGGAAGCCAGTCTAAACACAGGGGACCAACAATTGGGAGAAAAATGCACAATACTTCAACAAAAACTTGACCTTTTGTTGCAAACACTATCTAAAGAAGAAAACTATTTATCCGATAACACAGAAGACATTGACACTGGCACTCTAAAAACCGACACTTTCAGCAGTATCCAGGAGAAAGGGGCTTTAGAAAAGACGGAGaaagaaataacaaatttaaaaaaagttaaaagaagaCAATGTTACATGGAGAAAGACGTTGTGATGTCTAG agCAAATAGTTTGAAAAGAGCTATCAGAAGATTGGTGGAACATACAGAAACTGCTGTTGATGAACAGAACAATCCTTTGGATGAGAAACAGGGCAATAAGATGCCAAATATCGCCATAATATCCGACAATTCTCCTATAAATATTATGACAA ACAAAAAGTATCAATTGGATATCCCAGGTTTATCACAAATAGATCAGACCGACAACAGTAATTTAATGCCGACTCTAGGATCCATCAGTAGCATAGAGATTTCACCTTGTCCAAGTCCTACCCCTAACGTGGCATCTTTAAGCCCTATGCCGGATTTAAGGAGAGACTCGCAACCTGAAGAATTGCTAACTCTTCCTGCGCCCGACGGTTTCGCCGACAGTAGACGAAACAGTGAAAACATACCACAAGG AGTTCTTGATTTTGACGAGGCAACAGCACAAACTACTGACGATCAACAAGAAACTCAGGCGGTTACTAATGATAATTTCCTGTCGTCTGATACCACGCAAATAGAAACTTTCTCCGATGTTCCTGTAACCGTAACCATTTTAGACACAAGTACACCATCGGACGATGGGACTATGCAAGACACTATCGTTTCTCCTGACACGGATTCGCTTCAGTCTAAAAATATTTCGCCAGAGCACGCGCAAAAACCTGTGCTAACGAAAGTAGAAGCTAGAGGTAGCTGTACCAACAGTATTATCAGTACGGATAGTATGGTTTCCGAAACTTTTGATTCCAGGAGTTACACCGTGCGAAATAGCGAGAGTGAAATCG GGCATATAGACAGCGATATATTTGATTCCACGAAAAAATCGGAAAGCTCAGAGATCGGGCATATTGACTCGCCGGATAATTCCGACATGCTTTCCAGCGAAACTCAACATTCGGAAAGCGGCTTGGAGGATTTGAGCTCTCTTGGGCAAGATGTGATCAGTGCGATAATGGGTGAGAAGTATGATTCTGTCAGAGAGGGCTTAGAGATCGAAGAATCGCATAGATATGTTGGCATCGCCCAATTCTGCGAAGGAAATGACATCGGAAAGCAATCGTTCAAgaagaacacaaaaaatataaaaatggataaaGAG GGAATgctgaataaatataaaacggaCGGTTTAGCAACGTGCGTACGTATCTCAGGAATTAAGTCGACGCAAGCAAATGTGGAACTTGCGAATAGATTTGAAAGCGTTGAAAAAGAAAGAGCATCGGATTTGCTGAGACCAGTATGTTGCTTCACTGTCTCGTCAGACAACACACAAACTAACGATAAGTGCGCCACGAATTTTCCACCACAGATTAGTGTTATCGTTGATCCACCAAGTCCATCGTTGTCGATTGAAAGTCATCACAAGCTTAATGTAGATTATAAACTGGATCCACATGACAAGCAATACAGTAGCGGCAACAGTATGGAAAGAC TAAGCGTAGAGCTACCTGATTCGGGCTTTTCTCCGCAAGCTACACGACGTATAAGCAGTGGTAGTTTGTTGAAGGCATCAGAAGTTGTGTCGTTGGCAGCAACTACCGCACGTCTAGGTGGTTCGAGCGTGAGCTTGCGTCACGAAAGAGCGAAATCTGTGGACAAAACAGAGGACGTAAAGAAACTCCCTATAATAAATCCTTTGGTTCGACTGCCCATGTGGCCAA atGTAAGTGGTGGAGCTGGTCTCATCAGTCAAGCATTGCTGGCAAATGCGGATGCTCTGTGCGCAGCGGTATCGCCTTTAATGGATCCAGATGAAACATTGAT GGAAGGCTACTTCGAACGGTGCGTCATGAACAATTACTTCGGTATTGGCATAGATGCGAAGATCAGTCTCGACTTTCACAATAAGAGAGAAGAACACCCTGAAAAATGTCGATCGCGCGCCAAAAATTACATGTGGTACGGTGTCTTGGGCTCTAAACAGTGGATACAGAAGACCTACAAAAATCTCGAGCAGAGGGTTCAGCTAGAGTGCGACGGCCAAAGGATACCGTTGCCTTCTTTGCAAGGGATCGTCGTGTTAAATATACCAAG CTTTATGGGCGGCACGAATTTCTGGGGAGGTTCGAAGGAAGGAGATTTATTCTTAGCACCGTCGTTCGACGATCGTATACTGGAAGTGGTGGCGGTTTTCGGATCTGTTCAAATGGCTGCCTCGCGACTCATCAATTTGCAGCATCACAGGATAGCCCAATGCCAGACAGTTCAGATTAATATTTTGGGAGAAGAGGGTGTTCCTATACAGGTCGATGGCGAGGCTTGGATTCAACCACCTGGTATTATAAGGATTATACACAAGAATCGCATGCAAATGCTTTATCGAAATAGG GCACTTGAAACTTCGTTGAGAGCGTGGGAGGAGAAGCAACGCAATACATTAAGCGCCGTAACTCAATCTGCTTCCACTATAAGCAATGCGACATCACAGCATAGACCacaattgcaaatatgtaataAACCTCCTCAGTTGAATGATGAGGAACTCAACATTCTATTCAATTTCATCGAAGCCGTAACAACCTTAGTCAAATGGgtaaaactattaattatatcacACCCAAGCCTAGAACCGGATCTGTACCAAGTAGCCTCGCGAACAGCGAACGCGCTTGAACAAGTACACCCGGATGGTAAAATTTTACAAGGG attAGCCTGAGACCTATGGTCACCGAGTTAGTATCAAGCGCGCGGCAATTATACGAAGAATCTTGTGAGCTACTGCGTGATAAAGCTCATAACTTG AAATTACGAGAGGATTTAGAGAACAAGTTGTCCCTATCTCTAGCTAGTATGGAACAGGAATTACGAAAGTGTACCTTTGACGAAGGAGGCACAGGACTGGTTTACTTGCAAAATATTCCCGACGAGCAG ggagataaaaaaaatcgtcaCCGAGGGTTGTTCTGGTTAAAGTTTCGTCGCTTCGCTGGCAACTCGAGCGGTGGTCAGACGGCGCGAGATCAGATCACCACGTGGGGCGTGCAAGAGGTGTGCACCTGGCTAGAGAATATGCAACTGGGAGAATACGCTGAGAATTTCGTATCTCACGATATACGCGGTAGAGAGCTATTGACTTTAGCTCGTCGCGATCTAAAGGAGCTGGGCATCATCAAGGTGGGACATGTCAAACGCATCTTACAAGCCATCAATGATTTAAACAACTAA